In Leptospira ellinghausenii, the following proteins share a genomic window:
- a CDS encoding DUF1289 domain-containing protein, translated as MSRKSPCIKICMMDPESGFCAGCYRTIEEIGAWSSMTDEEKEAVWQELPHRKAGNSTKE; from the coding sequence ATGTCTCGAAAATCACCATGTATTAAAATCTGTATGATGGATCCAGAATCTGGGTTTTGTGCTGGTTGTTACCGAACAATCGAAGAAATCGGGGCTTGGTCCAGTATGACCGATGAGGAAAAAGAAGCAGTCTGGCAGGAGCTCCCGCATCGAAAGGCGGGAAACTCTACCAAAGAATAG
- a CDS encoding LIC10235 family protein, with protein sequence MKPKSIKPDELNKIFSELKKGEESAIGSYLVKGVRLQISKYNLSGAERVQLLYKRRRAQGLCIVCGKKVTKKNPSTDQLYRLCEEHRNKIDKGSK encoded by the coding sequence ATGAAGCCTAAATCGATTAAACCGGATGAGTTAAACAAGATTTTTTCCGAACTAAAAAAAGGAGAGGAGTCTGCCATCGGAAGTTATTTGGTAAAAGGAGTTCGTCTTCAAATCAGTAAATACAATTTATCAGGTGCCGAACGAGTTCAATTGTTATACAAAAGAAGAAGAGCACAAGGTTTGTGTATTGTATGCGGAAAAAAAGTCACAAAGAAAAATCCATCGACAGATCAACTTTATAGACTCTGTGAGGAACACCGCAATAAGATTGATAAAGGTTCTAAGTAA
- a CDS encoding response regulator yields the protein MKILIVDDEEDIAGLIQFHLEEEGFQTEVCHNGMEVLPRLEKNLPDGIILDLMLPGIGGMDLCRRIKEKYPQIPILMVTAKTGETDVVLGLELGADDYIRKPFNIRELVARVRTVTRRTTDPSQEVQGTITTGKIQINPTAHKVFVEGTEIDLTLIEFKLLQLFAGNPGVAFSRDKLLDRIWGKDVFVTDRTVDVNIKRLRDKLLSEKERLETIRGVGYRFRDA from the coding sequence ATGAAAATATTGATCGTAGATGACGAAGAAGACATTGCCGGCCTCATCCAATTTCATTTGGAAGAAGAAGGATTCCAAACGGAAGTTTGCCATAATGGAATGGAAGTCCTCCCTCGTTTAGAAAAAAATCTCCCTGATGGCATTATCTTAGATTTAATGTTACCTGGTATCGGTGGAATGGATCTCTGTAGAAGGATCAAAGAAAAGTACCCACAAATCCCAATCCTAATGGTCACTGCAAAAACAGGCGAAACCGATGTGGTACTGGGACTTGAGTTAGGTGCAGATGATTATATCCGTAAACCTTTTAATATTAGAGAACTGGTAGCACGAGTACGAACTGTTACAAGAAGGACAACAGATCCGAGCCAAGAAGTACAGGGGACAATCACCACTGGAAAAATCCAAATCAATCCAACTGCTCACAAAGTTTTTGTCGAAGGAACCGAGATTGACCTAACGTTAATCGAATTTAAATTATTACAGCTGTTTGCTGGAAATCCAGGAGTTGCCTTTTCACGAGACAAACTTTTAGATAGAATTTGGGGTAAAGACGTTTTTGTCACCGATCGAACAGTAGATGTGAATATCAAACGATTAAGAGATAAACTACTCTCAGAAAAAGAACGACTCGAAACGATCCGCGGAGTCGGTTATCGATTCCGAGATGCGTAG
- a CDS encoding DUF962 domain-containing protein: MEKKYKTLKDFFPFYLEEHSHPFNRALHFVGSSLALGCILGFIATAKLYILGLALVSGYFFAWIGHFFVEKNRPATFTYPIYSFVSDWMMYFKMLTGRIDVEFAKIKSKQN; encoded by the coding sequence ATGGAAAAGAAGTACAAAACACTCAAAGATTTTTTCCCATTCTATTTAGAAGAACATAGCCATCCGTTTAACCGTGCGTTACATTTTGTAGGCTCAAGTCTTGCTTTAGGTTGTATTTTAGGATTTATCGCAACTGCTAAGTTGTATATCTTAGGTTTGGCACTTGTTAGTGGGTATTTCTTTGCATGGATCGGACATTTCTTTGTCGAAAAAAATCGCCCTGCAACATTTACTTACCCGATTTATTCCTTTGTTTCTGATTGGATGATGTACTTCAAAATGTTAACGGGACGTATTGATGTTGAATTTGCCAAAATTAAGTCAAAACAAAATTAA
- a CDS encoding sigma-70 family RNA polymerase sigma factor yields MKRYQGMVFSQARKAFLSEEEAEDFTQEVFLKAYESLSQFRGEAQFSTWLFQIAKFRLTKVNKKKSHLITDWTEDVSTVADKSKPSVAEILDKEETQLTLHSLIAKLPKSYQLPIHLHYFENKPLKEIANDLNIKLNTIKSHISRGKELLRKWWSHEIEG; encoded by the coding sequence ATGAAACGGTACCAGGGGATGGTATTTTCTCAAGCACGCAAAGCTTTTTTATCGGAAGAGGAAGCAGAGGATTTCACCCAAGAAGTTTTTCTCAAAGCCTACGAATCCTTAAGTCAATTCCGTGGAGAAGCTCAATTTTCTACATGGTTGTTTCAAATTGCAAAATTTCGCTTAACTAAAGTTAACAAAAAGAAATCTCATCTCATCACTGATTGGACAGAAGACGTATCAACTGTTGCAGACAAATCCAAACCTTCAGTTGCCGAAATTTTGGACAAAGAAGAAACTCAGCTCACATTACATTCACTCATCGCAAAACTCCCCAAATCATACCAACTGCCGATCCATTTGCATTATTTTGAGAACAAACCTTTGAAGGAAATTGCGAACGATCTCAATATCAAACTGAACACAATAAAAAGTCATATCTCACGGGGTAAGGAACTTTTAAGAAAATGGTGGTCTCATGAAATTGAAGGATAA
- the aat gene encoding leucyl/phenylalanyl-tRNA--protein transferase, which translates to MTKRSFDQFFKNPRHWREDLVAVGGDFSVDRLLYAYTHGIFPWSEDPIRWYCLDPRAIFDIHRVHFSKTVLRKVRQKKFRISFNEAFPIVMQACSYREKDNTWITPGFIDGYLELHKKGWAHSVEVWNAENVLVGGVYGVAIGKFFAGESMFSFESDAGKIGLFHLFAKLKESNFELFDTQQLNHVTWQLGAYEIPKLSYLDRLERAIKDMVPWVIPLSHD; encoded by the coding sequence TTGACAAAAAGGAGTTTCGACCAATTTTTTAAAAACCCTCGGCATTGGAGGGAAGATTTGGTTGCGGTCGGTGGTGATTTCTCCGTTGATCGGCTGTTATACGCCTACACACATGGCATTTTTCCTTGGTCTGAGGATCCTATTCGTTGGTATTGTTTGGATCCTCGTGCCATTTTTGACATTCATCGAGTTCATTTTTCTAAAACCGTTCTTCGCAAAGTAAGGCAAAAAAAATTTCGTATCAGTTTTAATGAAGCATTCCCGATTGTCATGCAAGCGTGTTCTTATCGGGAAAAGGATAACACCTGGATCACTCCTGGTTTTATCGATGGTTATTTGGAACTCCACAAAAAAGGTTGGGCGCATTCAGTGGAAGTATGGAATGCTGAAAATGTTTTAGTGGGTGGAGTGTATGGAGTTGCGATCGGCAAGTTTTTTGCTGGGGAAAGTATGTTTTCCTTTGAATCTGATGCAGGAAAAATTGGCCTCTTTCATTTGTTTGCAAAACTGAAAGAATCAAATTTTGAGTTATTTGACACCCAACAGCTCAACCACGTGACTTGGCAATTGGGCGCTTATGAAATTCCCAAACTCTCTTATTTGGATCGATTGGAACGTGCAATCAAAGATATGGTTCCTTGGGTCATTCCACTTTCACACGACTGA